A window of Sedimentibacter sp. MB31-C6 genomic DNA:
CATCTGAAAAAAATTATCCATTGGATTTTTCGCATTTCAATATTAATGGAAGAGTTTTTGGTGCACAAGGATGTGCAGAAGATGCCAATGAAGCTACATTTCCAAAGGCTGACATAAACATTGAATTTGGTATTAATAACAAGGTTAAATTAAAAGCACCAATTATATTACCAGCCATGGCTAAGCTTAACTGGAAAGATTATTATGCAGGAGCAGCATTAGCTGGAGTATTAGTTGTAATTGGAGAAGATGTTGTTGCTAAAGATAAAGACTTAATGATAGAAAATGGAAAAGTTACTTCCTCTCCATTAATTGAAGAAATGATAAATTCCTTCAGGAAATATTACAGGGGTTATGGAGATATAATACTACAGGCAAATTATGATGATGATAATTTAGGTGTATTAGAATATGCTATAACTAAACTTAAAGTAAAATCAGTAGAACTAAAATTTGGTCAGGCGGCTAAAGGCATTCAAGGAATGGGTAGAGTTAAAAAAATTGAAGATGCACTTAAGTTTCAAAAAATGGGATACTTATTGTATCCTGACCCATCAGACCCTAAAGTGGCAGATAATTATAAAGAAGGAAAAGGCCAAGTTTTTGAGAAAATTGGCAAACTTCCTATGTGGAATGAAGATATTTTGATTAAAAAAGTTTCTGAATTACGCAAATTAGGAGCTGAACATATTTGTTTTAAAACCGGACCATTTGATCCGAAGGATTTAATAAGAATAATTAAAATTGCTTCTAAAGCAGAAGTTGATTTAATCACTTTTGACGGTGCTGGCGGAGGTACTGGCAACAGTCCAGTTAAAATGATGAACGAATGGGGTATGCCTACTGTTTATTTGGAAAGTATGCTACATGATATTATTAAGAAATTTAAAAAGAAAAAATATAATTTGCCTCAAATTGCGATAACTGGTGGATTTGCTACAGAAGACCATGTTTATAAAGGATTAGCACTAGGGGCTCCATTTATTAATTTAGTTGGTATCGGTAGAGCTGCTATGGCAGCTGCAATTGCAGGTAAAAACATAGGAGAACTTATAGAAAATGGCACAGTTCCTAAAGAATTTCAACGTTTTGGGACGACTAAAGAAGAAATATTCGGGGACATTAGAGAACTTAAATTGTACTATGAAGATGCTGTTAGCATATCTACAGGTGCAGTTGGTGTATTTTCATATTTAAATAGAATATCAGCAGGTATCAAGCAGTTTATGGCACTGAATAGAAAATTCAAATTAGAATATATTGACAGAAGCGATATAATTCCGCTAACAGATTTAGCCGCTCAAGTTACTGGATTAGAAACATATGACGAAATTATAATAAGAGAATTAGATAGTTTATAATATTAACATAAAAATAACAGGAGGATAGTAATATGAAGATAGCAGTAGCAAGTGATAGAGGAATGGTAACTGAACATTTTGGACATTGTGAAAGCTTTGATATTTTTGAATCAAAGAATAATGAAGTAACAAATAGCAAAACAATTCCAAACCCTGGACACAGGCCAGGATTTTTACCCAATTATTTAAATGATTTAGGAGTAAATGTTATTATTTCTGGAGGAATGGGTGGCGGAGCCATCGATATATTTAATGAAAAAGGAATAGAAGTTATAACTGGAGCAAAAGGAGATGCAAGAACTGCTGCAGAACAATATTTGCTTGGAAATCTTAAAACTACCGGTTCAGTTTGTCATGAGCATCAACATCATGACGAATGTGGCGAATAGTCTTGTAGAATGATTTTTCACAATTTACATTTACTCTCATAATATATATAACTATAAATTATAGGAAATTGTAAAATGATTTTTTGATAACTGTTGATAGAATCTAATAAAAAATAGCAAAAAAAAAGAAAAACAAGTTAAAGCAAGTGAAATAATTGGATTTAAGGGCAACCTTAATACACCTACGAACATTGAAATATCAATAACTTTAAGCATTAAGAAATTATGCAATTAGTGGTTTAAGACTTCTAAGATACTGTGGACAACTTAATCTGTGTGCGATAATTGCTGTGAATTGACTAGCAATTCCTGCAATAAGCACATCAGCTTTAGTAGTAAGATGGTCACGAGATTTTCTTCCGGCTATGCACATGTTCATTTTAAAATGGTTAATGGCTCTTTCTACAACAGTACGTATTTTATACAACTCATTCCATTCATCAGAATCACGTTGTAAGCCTGGAAACATACGAAAACTCATATTTTCATAAGTGTAAGTAGTTCTACCTTTTTTGGCAGTGCTGCACGGATTGTCACAATTACAAACAAATTGACCTCTTTCCATATGAACTTTAGGGCATATCCATTTTATACGGTCGGCACGACCCTTTTCACGGCAAGGCCCACAATATTTCATAACCAAAGAGGAGTCATTTGGACATAATGGATAACCATATTCATTGTAACCAACTTTTTTAAGAGTACTTTCATTCCTTGTATTGTAAGGGATAATTGCTTTTTTAAAATTAAATTCATCTTTTAAAAAAGTATAGGTTTCAATAGTATCAAAGGCGGAATCTCCAAGAAAAGTCGATGGGTGAAAATCAGGATGAAGTTCAAAGAAGTCTTGTAAAACCGGTTTTAATGCAGAAGAATCACCGATTGATTTATCCTCGTCAGGGGAATCGGATTTCTTGTCAATTTCAATATCTTGATGCTTTTGTTTGAAGTCATCATCCAAGAAAGCAATATTACGCACAAGTCCTAAACCATTGGTGATAATAGCAAATTTGTCGGCATAACAGAAATGACCATTAATGTACATCTGTTTAGCATCAGGAGAAGATGTAGCTTGAGAAGGCATTAGACCATAAGCCATTTTGTATGGATCAACGTTAAGATTATTCTTATAGTAAGTTTTAAGCTGTCTAATGAGAGTATTCAAATACTTAGGATTGTTTTCTTTAACATATAATTCAATTCCGGAAGTATCAAGTGTAATAATTGAAGCAAGGGTAGAATCGATAGCTTGACAGATAGGTTCAGTATAGTCAACCATTTTAGAGAACATAAGCTCTAATTGAGGTATAAAGGTCTGTTTAAAACGTGTAAACATAGGGGCGTCAGGCACTTTTGTAAAACCACAGAAATCACGCAATTCGCGACATAAAGAAAGTAAATTGATAAGTAAAGCATCAGTAGGAATGGTTAATATCTTCTGCAATATTAAAGCAGATAAAAATCCTTTTAAAGGATAATCCCTTTTTCTGCCTATTGATAAGTGGAAAGCACAGTAAAATTCCACTGGTATGAAATCACATAAATTAATATGTTCTTCTAATAGTGAGAAGAATGTAGATGTGTCAGATGTTAGTAAATCTTGACATTCACTGAAATTTTCAGCAAGTGTTAGCTGAGAGTATTTAATAGACATAAGTTTCCTCCTGTTGTAGTTTTTGTTTGTTGGTACTTACATTATACCATAACAGGAGAGAAATTTATATATAAGATTAACACTAAACCCATCTAAATCAATGGGTTTGGGCATTTAACAAATGCCTAAACTATAAATTATTTAAGGAGAGTACTTATGGCTGTTGTTGATTTTGCAAATAGTGAAACATATAGAAATCTACAAAGTGCCTTTCAAGGTGAATTAATTGCTAGTGCCAAATATCAAATATATGGAACTAGAGCAAGACAAGATGGTTATCAGCAAATAGGCAATATATTTGATGAAACTGCTAGAAATGAAAGAGAGCATGCAAGAATATGGTTAGATCAAATAAATAGTGGTCAAGAAACAACAACATATGAAAACTTAGTAGAAGCTTATAATCTTGAAAACTATGAATGGACCGAAATGTATCGACAATATGCAGAAAAGGCTCGTGAAGAAGGATATGAAGATATTGCGAATTTATTTGAAGCTGTTGGACTTATAGAAAGACATCATGATTTTAGGTTTAGACAGTTAGCCGAAAACATTAGAACTAACCGAGTGTTTTGTAAAAATAATATTTCTGTATGGATTTGCATTATTTGTGGTAATTTAGTGTGGAATGAATGTGCACCTGAAAGATGTCCTGTATGTGGATATCCACAAAGTTACTATGAGCTTAATTGTGAAAATTACTAATGTAAAGAAAAAAATCAAAAAAAATAGGATTACTTTAATAAGTAGTCCTATTTTTTTTATTTTAGAAACTGTCGTTAGATAAACATATATTTACATATTGAATAATATTTGATACAATTTATCTATTATAAATAAAAAAAATGAGGATGAAATGCAAAAAATTAAAAGAATTTTATTTAGTAGAGTAATGGTAGTATCCGTTGCGATTTTGCTTCAGATCCTTACCTTCATAATAATAATATACAGATTTAGTAATTATTTTGTTATTGATACTATTTTTACAGTACTTAGTGTCTTAGTTGTTTTGTATATTTTAAATGGAAAAACTAATCCTGTTTATAAAATAGCATGGATAATACCAATTTTAACATTTCCAGTATTTGGGGGACTTTTTTACCTTATGCTTGGTAGAAACGGATTTAACAAAAAAATGATAGTAAGAATGAAAGAGATTTCTTATAAAATGGATGATTCTCTTAATCAAAATTCACAAACAGAGAACAGCCTTTTTCTAGAGAATAAAATTGCAGCAAATCAAGCAAAATATATCGAGAGATATTCTATTTGCCCCGTTTATAATAATTCAACTACAGAATTCTTGTCTCCAGGGGATAAATTTTATAAACATTTACTCAAAGAACTTCAAAAAGCAGAAAAATACATATTTCTCGAATTTTTCATAATAAATGAAGGTATTATGTGGAATTCAATTTTGGAAATTTTGAAAGAAAAGGCAAAAAAAGGTGTTGATGTTCGCGTTATATATGACGATGTAGGATGTTTGTTTAAATTACCTTTTGGATATGATAAAAGCCTAGAATCTATGGGTATCAAGTGTTGTGTTTTCAATCCACTTAAACCTGTTTTTTCTATTAGGTTCAATAATAGAGATCATAGAAAAATTGCCATTATAGATGGCAAGACTGCTTATACCGGAGGCGTAAACTTAGCTGATGAATATATAAATGAAATAGAAAGATTTGGACATTGGAGGGATTCAGCAATTGCTGTAAAGGGAGAGGCAGTGTGGAGTTTTGCAGTTATGTTTCTCTCAATGTGGAACTTTTTAAGAAATACAGATAATGATTATAGTATTTTTAAACCTACAGATTACGGAGTAAATGCAAAAGAAAATGGTTATGTACAGCCATTTAATGACAGTCCATTAGATGGTGAACCTGTTAGTGAAACAGTATATTTAAATTTAATAAATCAAGCAAGAAGATACATTTTTATAGAAACACCTTATTTAATTGCAGATAATAAAATGATGGTAGCTTTGTCAATTGCAGCTAAAAGAGGAGTAGATGTAAGGATTATGACACCCCATATTCCAGATAAATGGTATGCATTTGCAGTTACACAATCTAATTATGCAGAATTACTGGAGTCAGGAGTATCTATATATGAATATACACCTGGATTTAATCATGGAAAAACATTTGTTGTTGATGATGAGTATGCAGTTGTAGGAACTATTAACTTAGATTATAGGAGTTTGTACCTTCATTTTGAGTGTGGTGTATGGATGTATAAAACTAAAAGTGTACTCGAGGTAAAAGAGGATACATTAAGAGTATTTGATATATGTGAGAAAATTACATTTGATAGTATAAGAAAAATACCATGGTATAAAAAAATTATAGGGCTAATATTTAAAATATTTGCTCCAATAATGTAATATTACTATGACATTCCTTGCGTACCTTTTGGGAACGGACCTTTACTAACAAAATCCAAAAGAGGTAGTCATTAATGAAAAAAGACATTAGATTTTACTGGAAACTATTTTTAACAACCTTTTCACTAAGTGCTTTTACTGTAGGTGGAGGATATGTAATAGTTCCCTTAATGAGAAAAAAATTTGTAGAAGAATATAAATGGATAGATGAAAATGAAATGCTAAATTTAGTAGCAATTTCCCAGTCTTCACCTGGACCAATTGCGGTAAATGCATCAATTATGGTTGGTTATAAGTTAGCAGGTATATTAGGTTCTCTTGTGTCAATTATGGGAACAGTCATACCACCCTTAATTATTATTACTATAATTTCGGAATTTTACGAAGTTTTTAAAAGTAATGTTATAGTTAATGCCCTATTGTTAGGTATGAGAGCTGGAGTAGCAGCTGTTATCATAGATGTTATTATAAAAATGAGTAAAGATATAATTGAAAGTAAGAGTAAAATATCTATTATGATTATGATACTTTCATTTTTAGCTGCTGTTGTATTTAACATAAATGCAGCACTGTTGATTATAGTAAGTGGAGCCTTTGGTAAAATTTATTATACTATTAGGGAAAAGGAGTAAGAGATGATATATTTAGAGATTTTTTGGAGTTTTTTTCAAATAGGACTCTTTAGTATTGGTGGAGGGTATGCTGCTCTTCCTCTAATAGAACATCAAGTTATAGAAATTCATAATTGGCTTTCTCTTCAAGAATTTGCCGATTTGCTTACTATTTCTCAAATGACTCCTGGACCAATTGCCATAAACTCTGCTACTTTTGTTGGTACTAAGGTTGCTGGATTACCTGGGGCTATAATAGCTACAATTGGATGTATTACACCATCTTGTATAATTGTGTTAACATTAGCTTACTTTTATTTTAAATATAAAAATTTATCTTCAATACAAGGAATTTTAAAAGGATTAAGACCAGCTGTAGTATCATTAATAGCATCAGCAGGTTTGTCAATACTTCTTTTAGCTGTTTTTAAAACAGAAGATGTATCAATAATGAATATGGAGGTAGAAGACATTAATTTTATTTCAGTTATTTTAGTAGTAATAGGAGTTTTTGTTTTAAGAAAATACAAGACAGATCCTATAAAAGTAATGATTACTACTGGTGTGATAGGAATATTTGTTTATGGAATTATATAAAACTAGAAAAAGAGGAGAGAAATTATGTCAAACAAATTTACACATTTACACGTACATACTGAATTTAGTCTCCTTGATGGTGCTTGCAGAATAAAGGAGCTTGTAAAAAAAGCTAAAGAACTAAATATGGATTCCATAGCTATTACAGATCATGGAGTAATGTATGGAGTAGTTGAATTTTTTAAAGCAGCAAAAAAAGAAAACATAAAACCTATATTAGGGTTTGAAGCATATATATCTCCGCGAAATATGTCTAATAAGGACCCTCAAAAGGATAAAAATCAGTATCATCTCGTTTTACTTGCAGAAAATTACGAAGGTTATAAAAACCTATTAAAGATTTGTTCAGCAGGTTTTGTTGATGGATATTATTATAAACCAAGAATAGATAAAGAAATATTAAAACGATACAGTAAGGGTATAATAGCATTAAGTGCATGTCTTGCAGGAGAAGTTCAAAGTTCATTACTTAATAATAATTATGAAGAAGCTTTAAAAACAGCTTTAATATATAAAGACATATTTGGAGAAAATAATTATTTCTTAGAATTGCAAAATCATGGTATGGAAGAGCAGGCAGAAGTAAATAAGGCACTAATAAAAATAAGTCAAGAAACAGGTATACCTCTCGTTGCAACTAATGATGTACATTATATTAATAAAGAAGATGCATATTTTCATGATGTATTGCTTTGTATTCAAATGCAAAATACTATAAATGATGAAGATAGAATGAAATTTCCATCTGATGAGTTTTATTTAAAATCTTACGATGAGATGGCTTTGCTTTTTCCAGAAGAAGCATTAGAAAATACTACTAAAATTGCAGAGCGATGTAATGTTGAATTGGATTTTGATACAGTACATTTACCAGAATTTAAAATACCAGATAAGTATACTAAGAGTGAATATTTTAGAGGAATATGTGAAAAGGGTTTAAAAGAAAGATATAAAGATATTACAGAAGAAATTAAATCAAGACTTAATTATGAAATTGGTATAATTGAGCAAATGGGTTATGTTGATTATTTTTTGATTGTATGGGATTTTATTAAATATGCAAAAGATAATAAAATAATGGTTGGTCCAGGAAGAGGGTCCGCCGCTGGAAGTTTAGTTGCATATTCAATGAAAATCACTAATATAGACCCATTAAAGTACAGTTTAATTTTCGAAAGATTCTTAAATCCTGAAAGAGTTAGTATGCCTGATATAGACGTAGATTTTTGCTATGAACGTCGTGAAGAAGTCATTGATTACGTTAGACATAAATATGGAGATGAAAGAGTTGCACAAATAATAACCTTTGGTACCATGGCTGCAAGAGGTTCTATTAGAGACGTTGGCAGAGCATTAGACTTTTCATATGGTGAAGTAGACTTTATTGCAAAGAAAATTCCAATGAATATTGGAATGACAATTTCCACTGCATTAGAAGTAAACAAGGAACTTAAAGATTTATATGATGGTGATAATAAAGTAAAAACTCTTATAGATTTAGCATTAAAAGTGGAAGGGTTACCTAGACATGCATCAACTCACGCAGCAGGTGTTCTTATATCAAAAGAAGACGTAACAGAGTATGTCCCTCTTTCACGAAATAAAGACATTATAACAACTCAATTTAATATGATTGAATTAGAAGAATTAGGACTTCTAAAAATGGACTTTTTAGGTCTTAGAACATTAACAGTTATAAGAGATGCCATAGATTTAGTTGAAACAAATCACAAAATTAAAGTTGACTTTAGTAACTGTCAGTATAATGATTCAAAAATATACAAACTTTTTGCTGATGCAGACACTCTTGGTATATTTCAGTTTGAAAGTACAGGAATGAGAGCATTTCTTAAGGAATTGAAACCTACCGAGTTTGAAAACTTAGCAGCAGCAAATGCGTTATACAGACCAGGTCCTATGGGACAAATTCCTACATATATAAAGAATAGGTTAAATCCAGACGAAGTTTCATACCTTCATCCAAAATTAGAGCCCATATTAAATGTTACCTACAGTTGCATGGTATATCAAGAGCAGGTAATGCAGATTGTTAGGGATATTGGTGGTTTTACAATGGGTCGTTCTGATTTATTAAGACGTGCTATGGGTAAGAAAAAAATGAATGTAATGCTTGAAGAAAGAAAGAATTTCATTTATGGCAAGGATAAAGAAAATGGAGAAATAGAAATTAAAGGTGCTATAAGGAATGGAGTTGATGAGAAAACTGCCAACGAGATATATGATTTAATGATTGAGTTTGCCAAATATGCATTTCCTAAAGCACATTCTGTTGCATATGCAGCTTTAGCTTATGAAACAGCATACCTTAAATACTATTATCCTGTGGAATTTATGGCTGCTCTTATTTCCAGTATCATGGGTAGTTCCAGTACTGTATCCCTATACATTAGAGAATGTCAAAGACTTGGAATAGAAATTTTACCTCCTGACGTAAATGAAAGTAGAGATAAATTTACTGTTGTAAACGGTAAAATTCGATTTGGCCTTGCTGCAGTAAAAAACGTAGGAACAAATGTAATTAATGACATAATAAGAGCTCGAGAAACAAAAGGAAAATTCACAAGTTTTATAGATTTTTGCCAAAAAGTTGATTCTAGTGTTTTAAATAAGAGGCAAATAGAATCCTTAATAAAATGCGGTGCCTTTGACTTCTTAAAAGTTCATAGATCTCAGCTTATGGCTATATTTGAAAAGACAATAGATGGAGTTGTTAATCAAAAGAAAAGAAATGTAGCAGGACAATTTTCATTATTTGATGATATAGCAAGTGGTATGAATATAACATTAGATGAAGAAATGCCAAAATTACCTGAATACAATGAAAAAACTATATTGGCAATGGAAAAGGAAATGTTAGGAGTTTATATAAGCGGACATCCACTTTCCCAGTATGAAAAAAAACTTGAGAAAAAAGTAACTACAAATTCCAGTTTAATTGCTGAACTAAAAGATTCAACAGATGAAAGTAATTTGCAAAAAGATTGGAGTAAAGTAATAATTGGCGGAATAATTATTAGAAAACAAAACAAAATAACTAAAAATAACAATATGATGGCATTTGTGACTTTAGAAGACTTATACGGGACAGTTGAAGTTATAATTTTTCCTAAAATTTACGAAAAATATAAAGAATTAATATATGAAGATAGCATTGTTATAATGGAGGGATCATTAAATATTGCTGAGGAAGATGTACCGAAACTAATTTGTAATAAAATATTTCAACTGAACAATAATACTACGAGTGAGTCGAGCAAAAAGTTATATTTAAAAGTAAAAGATAAATCTCACTTTAGAAATGTAAAAAAGAAGTTATATTATAATTTTCAGCAGTGTAGCGGAAACGATTGTGTTGTAATATATAATGAAAAAGATAAAACAAATATGGTTTTACCAGAAAGTAATTGGGTAAATATAGAAGATAAAGAATTTATTAATAAATTAAAGGTATTATTAGGAGAAGATAATATAGCAATAAAAGGAGAGTGATATGTTGAAAAAGTTAGGAGTATTAACAAGTGGTGGAGACGCACCTGGTATGAATGCAGCAATTAGGTCAGTCGTAAGATATGGAATATATAATAATATTAATGTAATAGGTATAAAAAATGGATATAAAGGATTAATAGATAACGAAAGCATTGAAATGAATTTATCTTCAGTTGCTGATATAATACATAGAGGTGGAACCATATTAGGAAGTGCCAGAAGTAAAGAGTTTCAGGAAGAAGAAGGGCTGAAAAAAGCATTAAATAATATAAAATATTTAGGAATTGATGGTATGGTAGTTATAGGAGGAGATGGTACATTCCGAGGGGCTCAACAGCTATGTGAATCAGGTATACCAACAATAGGCATACCTGGTACAATTGATAATGATTTGCCTTACACTCAATATACACTTGGTTTTTTTACGGCTTTAACAACAGTTTTAGAATCGGTTGAAAAAATTAGAGATACATCATCATCACATGGCAGAACAAATGTAATACAGGTTATGGGTAGAAACTGTGGAGATATAGCACTTTATGCAGGACTTGCTGGTGGTGCAGAGATGGTTATTTTACCAGAGGTACCCTATAACATAGATGAAGTTTGTGATAAAATTATGCAAGGACGTGCAAGAGGTAAAAAACATAGCATAATTATATTGGCAGAAGGAGCAGGTGAAGCGAAGGATATAAGTGAAAAAATTAGAGAAAAAACAGGTGTTGGTACTAGATATTCTGTTTTAGGTTATACACAAAGAGGAGGTACTCCATCTGCATTTGATAGATTATTAGGTAGTCAAATGGGAGCAAGAGCAGTTGAGTTGTTAAAAAACTCAGCAGAAAACAAATTATTGGGAATCAGAGGAAATGAAATATTTGATATGGATATAGAAGAAGCCTTATCAAAGGAAAAAGAATTTGATTTATCAACTTACGAACTTACAAAAATATTATCAATATAACCACAATGCATACAGCATTACAATAAACAACGTAGGGGACGCATTGCATGCGTCCCGCAGTCGGACGACTGTCAATCACCCAAACATTAAAAAGAGGAGGTAATTATGCGAAAAACGAAAATAGTCTGTACCATCGGACCTTCATCCCAAGATGAAGAAATATTTAAAAAACTTGTGATAAATGGGCTAAATGTGGCAAGACTGAATTTTTCTCATGGGAATCATGAAGAACATAAAAAACGGATAGATACAATTAAAAAAGTAAGAAAAGAACTTAATTCTTCAACAGCAATTATGTTAGATACAAAAGGTCCTGAAATAAGAACAAGAGATTTTGAAAATGGCGAAGCTGAGCTTATAGAAGGACAGGAGTTTATATTAACATCTAGAGATATTATAGGTAATTCTAAAATATCAAGTGTAACTTATACAGAATTTGCTTTAGACGTAAAAAATGGTGACAATGTATTAATAGATGATGGGCTCATAAGTTTAGAAGTTATAGAAAAATTGAATGATACTGATTTAAGATGTATTGTTAAAAACGGAGGTACAATTAAAAACAAAAAAGGTGTAAATGTCCCTAATGTAAAAATAAATCTTCCAGCATTAACTGATAGAGATATTAGTGATATTAAATTTGGCATAAAGCAGGATATTGATTTTATTGCAGCTTCATTTATAAGAAAAGCAGATGATGTTATGTCAATCAGAAGGATTTTAGAAGAAAATGACGCTGACGATATAATGATTATTTCTAAAATAGAAAATCGAGAAGGCGTAGAGAATATTGATGAAATCATTGAGGTTTCAGATGGTATTATGGTTGCAAGGGGAGATTTAGGAGTTGAAATACCTGCAGAAGAAGTACCATTAGTACAAAAAAGTTTAATAAGAAAATGTAACAATGCTGGTAAGCCAGTAATAACTGCAACACAAATGCTGGATTCAATGATAAGAAATCCAAGGCCAACGAGAGCAGAAGTATCAGATGTTGCAACAGCTATTTTTGAAGGCTCAGATGCCATAATGCTATCAGGTGAAACTGCATCTGGCAGTTATCCAGAAGATGCTGTTAAAACTATGGATAGAATAGCTAAAATGATAGAAAATTCACTTGATTATGAAGAAATTCTAAAGAATAGACAATTGGGACGTGATAATGCTATTACAGATGCAATTAGTTACTCGACATGCCGTACTTGTCTTGACTTAAAAGCTTCAGCTATTATAACAGCCACTTCATCAGGCTATACAGCTGCATCTGTATCGAAATTCAGACCAATTGCACCGATAATAGCAGCAACAGAAGTAGAACATGTTATGCGCAAAATGTCAATTTACTGGGGCGTATACCCAATGAAAATAAGCAGAATGCAATCAACTGATGAAATAATAGAAAAATCAGTAGATAGAGCATTGAAAATGGGATATATTGAAAATGGAGATTTAATAATACTTACCGCAGGAGTGCCTGTAGGAATTTCAGGTAGTACTAATCTTCTGAAAGTTCATATAGTTAGTGAGCTTTTGTATAAGAAAATAGGAGTAGGTAAGGAAACTGTAATTGGTAGGGCAAGAGTAGCAAAAAATGCAGTAGAATTAAGAGATAAGTTTGATGATGGAGATATAATTGTAATGCCTGCTACTGACCATGATATAGTTGAATATATGGAAACAGCTTCAGCGATAATTGTTGAAGAAGGAGGATTAACCTCCCATGCAATTATAGCAGGATTGAACTTAGGATTGGAAGTAATTGTTGGTGCAGAGCATTGCACAAGTGTAATAAAAGATGGAGAAATTTTAACTGTAAATGGAAAACAAGGTGTAGTTTACAGAGGAGAAGCTAAAATAATATAAAATAGAATTTACATTGGTGATTATTTAAGGACAATGTAAATTCATCATGTAATATGAATGAAGAAAAGAATCTCGTATTGAAATAAAGAGATTCTTTGTCTTTGCTTTCAGTATTTATGAGTATAACAGTATTTAAAAGGGGTGAACAACGTGGAAAAGTGCAAAAGTATACTTAAGGTATCAATACCTATTTTATTGATATTATTTTTAATATTGCTAATTGTTTTTAGTCCTGATACATTCAGGTGGATAACAGTATCATTTAAACCTGTAATATATGCATTAATACTTGCTTATTTATTAGATTCGGCAGTAAAGTTTTTTGTTAATAAATTGAAAATACGCCGAGTACAGGGTATATTTTTAGCTTGTCTTTTATTATTAGGATTGATTGTTTT
This region includes:
- a CDS encoding rubrerythrin family protein: MAVVDFANSETYRNLQSAFQGELIASAKYQIYGTRARQDGYQQIGNIFDETARNEREHARIWLDQINSGQETTTYENLVEAYNLENYEWTEMYRQYAEKAREEGYEDIANLFEAVGLIERHHDFRFRQLAENIRTNRVFCKNNISVWICIICGNLVWNECAPERCPVCGYPQSYYELNCENY
- the cls gene encoding cardiolipin synthase, coding for MQKIKRILFSRVMVVSVAILLQILTFIIIIYRFSNYFVIDTIFTVLSVLVVLYILNGKTNPVYKIAWIIPILTFPVFGGLFYLMLGRNGFNKKMIVRMKEISYKMDDSLNQNSQTENSLFLENKIAANQAKYIERYSICPVYNNSTTEFLSPGDKFYKHLLKELQKAEKYIFLEFFIINEGIMWNSILEILKEKAKKGVDVRVIYDDVGCLFKLPFGYDKSLESMGIKCCVFNPLKPVFSIRFNNRDHRKIAIIDGKTAYTGGVNLADEYINEIERFGHWRDSAIAVKGEAVWSFAVMFLSMWNFLRNTDNDYSIFKPTDYGVNAKENGYVQPFNDSPLDGEPVSETVYLNLINQARRYIFIETPYLIADNKMMVALSIAAKRGVDVRIMTPHIPDKWYAFAVTQSNYAELLESGVSIYEYTPGFNHGKTFVVDDEYAVVGTINLDYRSLYLHFECGVWMYKTKSVLEVKEDTLRVFDICEKITFDSIRKIPWYKKIIGLIFKIFAPIM
- a CDS encoding NifB/NifX family molybdenum-iron cluster-binding protein, whose amino-acid sequence is MKIAVASDRGMVTEHFGHCESFDIFESKNNEVTNSKTIPNPGHRPGFLPNYLNDLGVNVIISGGMGGGAIDIFNEKGIEVITGAKGDARTAAEQYLLGNLKTTGSVCHEHQHHDECGE
- a CDS encoding chromate transporter, coding for MKKDIRFYWKLFLTTFSLSAFTVGGGYVIVPLMRKKFVEEYKWIDENEMLNLVAISQSSPGPIAVNASIMVGYKLAGILGSLVSIMGTVIPPLIIITIISEFYEVFKSNVIVNALLLGMRAGVAAVIIDVIIKMSKDIIESKSKISIMIMILSFLAAVVFNINAALLIIVSGAFGKIYYTIREKE
- a CDS encoding glutamate synthase-related protein, producing MSYSPSLGSTLTHTKMRTPENVSGFSGMCAVCTANCTGTCEIGLSAIRGSEAIYPYKTDINQFASEKNYPLDFSHFNINGRVFGAQGCAEDANEATFPKADINIEFGINNKVKLKAPIILPAMAKLNWKDYYAGAALAGVLVVIGEDVVAKDKDLMIENGKVTSSPLIEEMINSFRKYYRGYGDIILQANYDDDNLGVLEYAITKLKVKSVELKFGQAAKGIQGMGRVKKIEDALKFQKMGYLLYPDPSDPKVADNYKEGKGQVFEKIGKLPMWNEDILIKKVSELRKLGAEHICFKTGPFDPKDLIRIIKIASKAEVDLITFDGAGGGTGNSPVKMMNEWGMPTVYLESMLHDIIKKFKKKKYNLPQIAITGGFATEDHVYKGLALGAPFINLVGIGRAAMAAAIAGKNIGELIENGTVPKEFQRFGTTKEEIFGDIRELKLYYEDAVSISTGAVGVFSYLNRISAGIKQFMALNRKFKLEYIDRSDIIPLTDLAAQVTGLETYDEIIIRELDSL
- a CDS encoding transposase, which gives rise to MSIKYSQLTLAENFSECQDLLTSDTSTFFSLLEEHINLCDFIPVEFYCAFHLSIGRKRDYPLKGFLSALILQKILTIPTDALLINLLSLCRELRDFCGFTKVPDAPMFTRFKQTFIPQLELMFSKMVDYTEPICQAIDSTLASIITLDTSGIELYVKENNPKYLNTLIRQLKTYYKNNLNVDPYKMAYGLMPSQATSSPDAKQMYINGHFCYADKFAIITNGLGLVRNIAFLDDDFKQKHQDIEIDKKSDSPDEDKSIGDSSALKPVLQDFFELHPDFHPSTFLGDSAFDTIETYTFLKDEFNFKKAIIPYNTRNESTLKKVGYNEYGYPLCPNDSSLVMKYCGPCREKGRADRIKWICPKVHMERGQFVCNCDNPCSTAKKGRTTYTYENMSFRMFPGLQRDSDEWNELYKIRTVVERAINHFKMNMCIAGRKSRDHLTTKADVLIAGIASQFTAIIAHRLSCPQYLRSLKPLIA